From one Melopsittacus undulatus isolate bMelUnd1 chromosome 16, bMelUnd1.mat.Z, whole genome shotgun sequence genomic stretch:
- the LOC101880683 gene encoding lymphoid-restricted membrane protein, producing the protein MKPLAGTSLGEEEEEAQGHVQGCRRRQQRRIKGPSPSPQREQQAELAGLPVSPDEGRMSSPQEHSEGVLAGSEQSVEHVGEVPGTDRQEVAVHTRDSAGAKEDAETPEELLLSFPSELAVLERLGLHGVPLTEQDVEAAFAHLALAFRCDVFTLQQRVQVEKRARDAAEENIQEELGQCQAALERLGPFCTDMGCREQLEQLQHSLAVLAAAVERATSAAEKLGAVHQEARMSRAAEVMVQHVENLKRHHLREHTELEEMKRLIQQNSRNRQLAESQDDAEPRLRPHPLMRTFQQGSARRRVSIAVIPKQLLPGASPESRVALTSELERDGAQRWRSTQRSELEPQGQGSAVTGDPAPEAQDKDSSAGNKEMEQLGLMSKGSPEVLWRPWLFLPQHYWVFFWLLLLSIAFLLLIRALELQRLQSVASPKA; encoded by the exons ATGAAGCCGCTCGCGGGGACCTcgctgggagaggaggaagaggaggcacaGGGGCACGTCCAGGGGTGCCGACGGCGGCAGCAGCGGAGGATAAAGGGGCCCAGCCCCTCACCACAGAG ggagcagcaggcagagctggctgggCTCCCTGTGTCTCCAGATGAAG GGAGGATGAGCAGTCCCCAGGAGCACTCAGAAGGGGTTTTGGCTGGGAGTGAGCAGAGCGTGGAGCACGTTGGTGAG GTACCGGGCACGGACAGGCAGGAGGTGGCTGTGCACACCAGGGACAGTGCTGGGGCCAAGGAAG aTGCAGAAAccccagaggagctgctgctgagtttCCCCAGTGAGCTCGCGGTGCTGGAGAGACTCGGCTTGCATGG GGTGCCTTTGACAGAGCAGGATGTGGAG gcagCCTTTGCCCACCTGGCCCTGGCTTTTCGCTGTGACGTGTTCACCCTGCAGCAGCGGGTGCAGGTGGAGAAACGGGCACGGGATGCGGCAGAGGAAAACatccaggaggagctggggcagtGCCAGGCTGCTCTGGAG AGGCTGGGTCCGTTCTGCACTGacatgggctgcagggagcagctggagcagcttcagcacagcctggccGTGCTGGCGGCTGCTGTGGAGCGGGCAAccagtgctgcagagaagcTGGGGGCTGTACATCAG GAGGCCCGGATGAGCCGCGCAGCAGAGGTGATGGTGCAGCACGTGGAGAACCTGAAGCGGCACCACCTGCGGGAGCACACggagctggaggagatgaagcGCCTGATCCAACAGAACTCCCGCAACCGGCAGCTGGCAGAGAGCCAGG ATGACGCGGAGCCACGGCTGAGGCCTCATCCCCTGATGCGAACTTTCCAGCAG GGGTCTGCCCGCCGCAGAGTCAGCATTGCCGTCATCCCCAAGCAGCTCTTG CCAGGTGCCAGCCCTGAGAGCCGAGTGGCACTGACCAGTGAGCTGGAGAGGGACGGGGCCCAGCGCTGGCGCAGCACCCAGAG GAGTGAGCTGGAGCcgcagggccagggcagtgctgtGACCGGGGACCCAGCGCCTGAGGCACAAGACAAAGACTCAAGTGCAGGGAATAAGGAGATGGAGCAGCTTGGGCTGAT GTCCAAGGGGTCCCCAGAGGTGCTGTGGCGGCCGTGGCTCTTCCTCCCGCAGCACTACTGGGTTTTCTTCTGGCTGCTTCTGCTGAGCAtcgccttcctcctcctcatccgTGCCCTGGAGCTGCAGCGGCTGCAGTCTGTGGCATCGCCCAAGGCCTAA